In Parus major isolate Abel chromosome 8, Parus_major1.1, whole genome shotgun sequence, a single window of DNA contains:
- the ANGPTL3 gene encoding angiopoietin-related protein 3: MKIIPVLLFLAPLALPAGADKDFFSVGSAGSPETKSRFAMLDDVRILANGLLQLGHGLKDFVHKTKGQMNDIFQKLYIFDRSFYELSLQTSEIKEEEEQLRQTTARLQINNEEIKNLSQEMNLKIEDLIQNKIQLQEQVWGLEDKVTKLAIIQPLVQETKEISSLKAFMEQQDNDIKQLLKTVEDQHVQLDRQHNQIMELEDKLNYIELQELENSFMEEQQEPEPIPSVVHKPTAGTYRADGAAADCTALYHTGVQASGVYTIQPNGSEAFNVYCEMKFGTSWTVIQKRVDGSLDFNQTWDAYTNGFGDLNEEFWLGLKKIYSITKQGNYLLRIELQDWRGNRRHIEYSFSLGGPSTNFTLQLSRMSGSIPNALPEHAELRFSTADRAGDTASDSSCPEKHLGGWWHSDCEETNLNGKYVMPRSRGRLDRGKGLYWKPKKGRYYLLKSTKIMIHPTDLKIFD; the protein is encoded by the exons ATGAAGATCATTCCAGTTTTACTGTTCCTGGCCCCCCTggctctcccagctggagctgacaAGGATTTTTTCTCCGTTGGTTCCGCCGGATCTCCCGAAACGAAATCGAGATTTGCGATGTTGGACGATGTCCGAATCCTGGCCAATGGACTCCTCCAGCTGGGCCACGGCCTCAAAGATTTTGTCCACAAGACCAAGGGCCAGATGAATGACATCTTTCAGAAACTCTACATTTTTGACAGGTCCTTTTACGAGCTCTCCCTGCAAACCAGCGAAATCAAGGAGGAAGAAGAACAGCTCCGGCAAACCACGGCCAGGCTGCAAATCAACAATGAGGAGATAAAGAACCTCTCACAGGAGATGAACCTGAAGATTGAAGACCTCatccaaaacaaaatccagctgcaggagcaagTGTGGGGACTGGAGGACAAGGTCACCAAACTGGCCATTATCCAGCCTTTGGTgcaagagacaaaagaaatttcttcactCAAA GCTTTcatggagcagcaggacaaCGACATCAAGCAGCTCCTCAAAACCGTGGAGGACCAGCACGTGCAGCTGGACAGGCAGCACAACCAGATCATGGAGCTGGAGGACAAG CTAAACTACATCGAGCTCCAGGAACTGGAGAATTCCTTcatggaggagcagcaggaaccagAGCCCATCCCCTCTGTTGTGCACAAGCCCACAGCTGGGACATACAGAGCTGATG gtgctgctgctgactgcACTGCTCTCTACCACACCGGGGTGCAGGCCAGTGGGGTCTACACTATTCAGCCCAATGGATCAGAAGCTTTCAATGTCTactgtgaaatgaaatttg GCACATCCTGGACTGTAATCCAGAAGAGAGTGGATGGATCACTGGATTTCAACCAAACTTGGGATGCCTACACAAATGGTTTTGGTGACCTCAATG AGGAATTCTGGCTGGGCCTGAAGAAGATCTACTCCATCACCAAGCAGGGCAACTACCTGCTGCGGATCGAGCTGCAGGACTGGCGGGGGAACAGGAGGCACATCGAGTACAGCTTCAGCCTGGGGGGCCCCAGCACCAACTTCACCCTGCAGCTGTCCAGGATGTCTGGGAGCATTCCCAACGCGCTCCCGGAGCACGCCGAGCTGCGCTTCTCCACCGCAGACCGGGCTGGGGACACGGCCAGCGACTCCAGCTGCCCCGAGAAGCACCTAG GAGGCTGGTGGCACAGCGACTGTGAGGAAACCAACCTGAACGGGAAATACGTCATGCCAAGGTCCAGGGGAAGGCTGGACAGAGGAAAAGGCTTATACTGGAAGCCTAAGAAAGGAAGATACTACCTGCTCAAGTCAACCAAAATAATGATCCACCCAACAGACTTAAAAATCTTTGACTGA